One stretch of Serinicoccus hydrothermalis DNA includes these proteins:
- a CDS encoding Rv2175c family DNA-binding protein, whose protein sequence is MKRTGATLPVVRRWLDERDVVGVRRGPDRVVMVPATFFVDDGPLPALRGTITVLGDGGHSDEEIVDWLHAPDESLPGGSAIASLHAGAKTEVRRRAQEQAF, encoded by the coding sequence ATGAAGCGCACCGGCGCGACCCTTCCGGTCGTGCGGCGCTGGTTGGACGAGCGCGACGTCGTGGGGGTGCGACGGGGGCCGGACCGGGTGGTGATGGTGCCGGCCACCTTCTTCGTCGACGACGGCCCGCTGCCTGCGCTGCGCGGCACCATCACGGTGCTCGGTGACGGTGGGCACAGCGACGAGGAGATCGTGGACTGGCTGCACGCCCCCGACGAGTCGTTGCCGGGCGGCAGCGCGATCGCCTCCCTGCACGCCGGCGCCAAGACCGAGGTGCGACGCCGCGCCCAGGAGCAGGCCTTCTAG
- a CDS encoding LysM peptidoglycan-binding domain-containing protein, giving the protein MSPLFAALPPGDLPSHAYVAPTGVHATAPLALPTARDTTHTVQAGDTVYDIAARYDVSARAIVRANSLRDGGRWIMPGATLRIPAGGGTSAAPEPSASDASSGSEGKGSGSKARGGTTITVRPGDTLSHLAVRHGVSVEQLVDVNAISNTRLIYPGQVLRLPGSGGGSAPREQAAPAQRPSSSENSSGTTVTVRSGDTLTDIAARHGVSVAAIARANDLQDTRLIYPGEKLRLDGSAPTTGGTTTMDRPYDERTIGDHRAGEKVPDTFLHYRYSDGVARSAAGNRDYLAQVDVPSQEAVRDLIVRTSERHGVDPTLMLALSYQESGWNHRAVSPANAIGAMQVIPSSGEWASGLVGRELNLLDPQDNVTAGVVIMRTLMRSADSTEEAIGGYYQGLASVRQHGLFADTRQYVRNIKHFQKTL; this is encoded by the coding sequence GTGAGTCCGCTCTTCGCCGCCCTGCCGCCCGGAGACCTTCCTTCCCACGCCTACGTCGCGCCCACCGGGGTGCACGCCACCGCTCCCCTGGCCCTTCCCACGGCCCGGGACACCACGCACACCGTGCAGGCCGGCGACACCGTCTACGACATCGCGGCGCGCTACGACGTCAGCGCCCGCGCCATCGTCCGGGCCAACTCCCTGCGCGACGGGGGCCGCTGGATCATGCCCGGCGCGACACTGCGGATCCCGGCCGGCGGCGGCACGAGCGCCGCCCCCGAGCCGTCGGCGTCCGACGCCTCGTCCGGGAGCGAGGGGAAGGGCTCGGGCTCCAAGGCCCGCGGTGGCACCACCATCACGGTGCGGCCGGGCGACACGCTGTCGCACCTCGCCGTGCGGCACGGGGTCAGCGTCGAGCAGCTCGTCGACGTCAACGCGATCAGCAACACCCGGCTCATCTACCCCGGGCAGGTCCTGCGGCTGCCCGGCTCCGGCGGCGGCTCCGCGCCCCGGGAGCAGGCCGCCCCCGCGCAGCGCCCGTCCTCCTCGGAGAACTCCTCGGGAACCACCGTCACCGTCCGCAGCGGGGACACCCTGACCGACATCGCCGCCCGGCACGGCGTGAGCGTGGCCGCGATCGCCCGGGCGAACGACCTGCAGGACACGCGCCTGATCTACCCCGGGGAGAAGCTGCGGCTCGATGGGTCGGCCCCGACGACCGGCGGCACCACGACCATGGACCGCCCCTACGACGAGCGGACCATCGGTGACCACCGCGCCGGTGAGAAGGTCCCGGACACCTTCCTGCACTACCGCTACAGCGACGGGGTCGCGCGGTCCGCCGCCGGCAACCGCGACTACCTCGCGCAGGTCGACGTGCCGAGCCAGGAGGCCGTGCGCGACCTCATCGTGCGGACCAGCGAGCGCCACGGCGTCGACCCGACCCTCATGCTCGCCCTGTCCTACCAGGAGTCGGGCTGGAACCACCGCGCCGTCTCCCCCGCCAACGCGATCGGCGCCATGCAGGTCATCCCGAGCTCCGGCGAGTGGGCCTCCGGCCTCGTCGGGCGCGAGCTGAACCTGCTGGACCCGCAGGACAACGTCACCGCCGGGGTCGTCATCATGCGCACCCTCATGCGGTCCGCCGACAGCACCGAGGAGGCCATCGGCGGCTACTACCAGGGGCTGGCAAGCGTGCGTCAGCACGGCCTGTTCGCCGACACCCGGCAGTACGTCCGCAACATCAAGCACTTCCAGAAGACGCTCTGA
- the pknB gene encoding Stk1 family PASTA domain-containing Ser/Thr kinase — MSAPTPTLYDRVIDGRYQVEAELARGGMATVYRARDLRLDRPVALKVMRPDLADDDSFVRRFVAEARAAARLSHPHVVGVFDQGEDGDVVFLAMELVEGPTLRDVITDHAPLSTRRAMALLLPVTEALAEAHRHGLVHRDIKPENVLLAGGRESGVKVADFGLARAVSASGQRASTEMLWGTAAYLAPEQVEHGAIDARADVYAVGLLLFELLTGRKAFPGGDPLRVAYEHVHGAVPRAGDLVDSVPAAVDDLISRAAATDPADRPRDASALLVHLRAVVRDLSDEELDRVPSPPRTAPESGDGAGDLTQVVGADAGSTRQLPVQTARGEGHYARTTGNRKGRPPAAAPPTKPRERRRRRGGVVLTLLFLLLLGGGGYAAWWLLEGPGVHSPMPQVVDLPEEDARSSLDAEQLDPVISYAYSEDVASGTVISAEQQPGTQLRHGTDVPLVVSQGPERYAVPPLAGLTLESAQEALAGANLVLGEQSREHHESEPEGRILRISPEAGEPLPPGATVDVVISDGPAPVEVPEVTGQPEEAAVTALRDAGLSVTVAPEPVFDDEVPEGAVVSQSPSAGSVERGSTVTITLSQGPELVTVPQVVGRQFSAAEEELSELGLVVTREDVRGGFFGTVREQSVEPGEEVPTGTEIVLAVV, encoded by the coding sequence GTGAGTGCCCCGACCCCCACCCTCTACGACCGCGTCATCGACGGTCGCTACCAGGTGGAGGCCGAGCTGGCCCGGGGTGGGATGGCCACCGTCTACCGGGCCCGTGACCTGCGGCTAGACCGACCCGTCGCGCTCAAGGTGATGCGGCCGGACCTGGCCGACGACGACTCCTTCGTCCGCCGGTTCGTCGCCGAGGCGCGCGCGGCCGCCCGCCTCTCCCACCCGCACGTCGTGGGCGTCTTCGACCAGGGCGAGGACGGGGACGTGGTCTTCCTCGCGATGGAGCTCGTCGAGGGGCCGACCCTGCGGGACGTCATCACCGACCACGCGCCGCTGTCGACGCGGCGGGCGATGGCGCTGCTGCTGCCGGTCACCGAGGCGCTCGCCGAGGCGCACCGCCACGGGCTGGTCCACCGCGACATCAAGCCGGAGAACGTCCTGCTCGCCGGCGGACGGGAGAGCGGGGTCAAGGTCGCCGACTTCGGTCTCGCGCGCGCCGTGTCCGCGTCCGGGCAGCGGGCGAGCACCGAGATGCTCTGGGGCACCGCGGCCTACCTGGCGCCGGAGCAGGTGGAGCACGGCGCGATCGACGCCCGCGCCGACGTGTATGCCGTCGGCCTCCTCCTCTTCGAGCTCCTCACCGGGCGCAAGGCCTTCCCGGGCGGTGACCCACTGCGGGTCGCCTACGAGCACGTGCACGGCGCCGTCCCGCGGGCCGGTGACCTGGTGGACAGCGTACCCGCCGCGGTGGACGACCTCATCTCGCGGGCTGCGGCCACCGACCCGGCGGACCGCCCTCGCGACGCCTCGGCGCTGCTCGTCCACCTGCGCGCGGTCGTGCGCGACCTCTCCGACGAGGAGCTGGACCGGGTCCCCAGCCCACCACGCACCGCGCCGGAGTCCGGGGACGGTGCCGGGGACCTCACCCAGGTCGTCGGCGCCGACGCCGGGTCGACGCGGCAGCTGCCGGTGCAGACCGCGCGGGGCGAGGGCCACTACGCCCGCACGACCGGCAACCGGAAGGGCAGGCCGCCCGCCGCGGCCCCGCCGACGAAGCCGCGCGAGCGTCGCCGGCGCCGGGGCGGCGTCGTCCTCACCCTGCTGTTCCTCCTGCTCCTCGGCGGCGGTGGGTATGCCGCGTGGTGGCTCCTGGAGGGGCCCGGCGTCCACTCGCCGATGCCGCAGGTGGTCGACCTGCCGGAGGAGGATGCGCGCTCGTCGCTCGACGCCGAGCAGCTCGACCCGGTGATCAGCTATGCCTACTCCGAGGACGTGGCGAGCGGCACCGTGATCTCCGCCGAGCAGCAGCCGGGCACCCAGCTGCGCCACGGCACCGACGTCCCGCTCGTCGTCTCCCAGGGTCCCGAGCGGTATGCCGTGCCGCCCCTCGCCGGGCTGACGCTGGAGTCCGCGCAGGAGGCGCTGGCCGGGGCCAACCTCGTCCTGGGCGAGCAGAGCCGCGAGCACCACGAGTCCGAGCCGGAGGGGCGCATCCTGCGCATCTCCCCCGAGGCCGGCGAGCCGCTGCCGCCCGGTGCCACGGTGGACGTCGTCATCAGCGACGGCCCCGCACCCGTCGAGGTCCCGGAGGTGACCGGCCAGCCGGAGGAAGCGGCCGTCACCGCCCTGCGGGACGCCGGTCTGAGCGTGACCGTGGCCCCCGAGCCGGTCTTCGACGACGAGGTGCCCGAGGGCGCGGTCGTCAGCCAGTCCCCGTCCGCGGGGTCGGTGGAGCGCGGCAGCACGGTGACGATCACCCTGTCCCAGGGGCCTGAGCTGGTCACCGTGCCCCAGGTGGTCGGGCGGCAGTTCTCCGCGGCCGAGGAGGAGCTGAGCGAGCTGGGGCTGGTCGTCACGCGCGAGGACGTGCGCGGGGGCTTCTTCGGCACCGTCCGCGAGCAGTCGGTCGAGCCCGGCGAGGAGGTGCCGACCGGCACCGAGATCGTCCTGGCCGTCGTCTAG
- a CDS encoding molybdopterin-dependent oxidoreductase, with product MTAEGCRRDDGRELPPGQRATRTWRASHYGRVPTLDAERWTLRVGGETQDGGVRVFTWDSLAELPGAEVEADLHCVDRHSVLGLRWGGVRMRDVLALAPPAPGAEHVLLAAVRGYAAGVHLDELRHPDALLAHSVDGEPLTPEHGWPARVVLPHLYGFKGPKWVVEITYHRQPQQGWWESHGYHPRGRVAREERFAHQG from the coding sequence GTGACTGCCGAGGGGTGCCGCCGCGACGACGGCCGCGAGCTGCCGCCCGGGCAGCGGGCGACCCGGACGTGGCGCGCGTCCCACTACGGCCGGGTGCCCACCCTCGACGCCGAGCGCTGGACCCTGCGCGTGGGCGGGGAGACGCAGGACGGCGGGGTGAGGGTGTTCACCTGGGACTCCCTGGCCGAGCTGCCCGGTGCCGAGGTCGAGGCCGACCTGCACTGCGTGGACCGGCACAGCGTGCTCGGGCTGCGGTGGGGCGGGGTGCGGATGCGCGACGTGCTCGCGCTGGCGCCACCGGCGCCGGGTGCCGAGCACGTGCTCCTCGCCGCCGTGCGGGGCTACGCCGCGGGGGTGCACCTGGACGAGCTGCGTCACCCGGACGCGCTCCTGGCGCACAGCGTCGACGGTGAGCCGCTGACCCCCGAGCACGGGTGGCCCGCGCGGGTCGTGCTCCCGCACCTCTACGGCTTCAAGGGACCCAAGTGGGTCGTCGAGATCACCTACCACCGGCAGCCGCAGCAGGGATGGTGGGAGTCCCACGGCTACCACCCGCGCGGTCGGGTGGCCCGGGAGGAGCGCTTCGCGCACCAGGGGTGA
- a CDS encoding threonine aldolase family protein has protein sequence MGGKGLVADLRSDTLTRPTRGMREAMLTAEVGDDVYGEDPTVVELEEETARLLGHEAGLFMPTGSMANQIGLRLHAGPGQEIIGDHLAHVLRAELGAAAAYSGITTRSWIAERGRLDVDTALRVMVPDGGAHQVSTACVVVENTHNFGGGTIQPLPDLQRLRRETQAVGIGVHLDGARLWNAHVATGVALADYGACADTVSVCLSKGLGAPVGSVLVSSAERIAQARILRKRMGGGMRQVGLLAAAGRYALAHQLERLAEDHARAASVGRHVPEAVDPGTVETNILVLDVAAAGWPAAEFVATVGERGVLGYPTDTRHARFVWHLDVDDAMTEHTADVLVDALRERRPGPAS, from the coding sequence GTGGGAGGCAAGGGACTGGTCGCCGACCTGCGCTCGGACACCCTCACCCGTCCGACGCGCGGCATGCGCGAGGCCATGCTCACCGCCGAGGTGGGCGACGACGTCTACGGCGAGGACCCGACCGTCGTCGAGCTCGAGGAGGAGACGGCCCGGCTGCTCGGCCACGAGGCGGGGCTGTTCATGCCCACCGGCTCCATGGCCAACCAGATCGGTCTGCGCCTGCACGCCGGGCCCGGCCAGGAGATCATCGGCGACCACCTCGCGCACGTCCTGCGGGCCGAGCTGGGCGCCGCCGCGGCATACTCCGGCATCACCACGCGCAGCTGGATCGCCGAGCGCGGGCGGCTGGACGTGGACACCGCGCTGCGGGTGATGGTGCCCGACGGCGGTGCCCACCAGGTGAGCACCGCGTGCGTCGTGGTCGAGAACACCCACAACTTCGGCGGCGGCACGATCCAGCCGCTTCCGGACCTGCAGCGGCTGCGGCGGGAGACGCAGGCCGTGGGGATCGGGGTGCACCTCGACGGAGCCCGGCTGTGGAACGCGCACGTGGCCACCGGGGTCGCGCTCGCCGACTACGGGGCCTGCGCCGACACCGTCTCGGTCTGCCTGTCCAAGGGCCTCGGCGCCCCCGTCGGGTCAGTGCTCGTCTCCTCCGCGGAGCGGATCGCGCAGGCCCGGATCCTGCGCAAGCGGATGGGCGGTGGGATGCGGCAGGTCGGGCTGCTCGCCGCCGCCGGACGGTATGCCCTGGCCCACCAGCTGGAGCGCCTCGCCGAGGACCATGCGCGCGCGGCCTCGGTGGGCCGGCACGTGCCCGAGGCCGTGGACCCGGGCACCGTGGAGACCAACATCCTCGTGCTCGACGTGGCCGCTGCCGGCTGGCCCGCGGCCGAGTTCGTGGCCACCGTGGGGGAGCGGGGCGTGCTCGGGTACCCGACCGACACCCGGCACGCCCGCTTCGTGTGGCACCTCGACGTCGACGACGCGATGACCGAGCACACCGCCGACGTCCTGGTCGACGCGCTCCGTGAGCGGCGGCCCGGCCCCGCGTCGTGA